The following proteins come from a genomic window of Myxococcales bacterium:
- a CDS encoding DnaJ domain-containing protein, translated as MDEAAIAGWLAVLDKLSYYAVLGVESRATHDDVRGAFHAFAETFHPDSHHGRSRDERRAIDKIFKRGAEAFRVLSDPQLRAHYDQTLALVSDHGQARAAVAHTRSPANPSLSAPTGRLVDSVKSPGARPFVLRAEELKKKGDFKQAKIQLTLALHMERGNARLQEFARSLDEGARKQAEQEKTTWKK; from the coding sequence ATGGACGAGGCGGCGATCGCGGGGTGGCTGGCCGTTCTGGACAAGCTCTCCTATTACGCCGTGCTCGGCGTGGAGTCCCGCGCGACCCACGACGACGTGAGGGGCGCGTTCCACGCCTTCGCGGAGACCTTCCACCCCGATTCGCACCATGGGCGCTCGCGCGACGAGCGCCGCGCGATCGACAAGATCTTCAAGCGGGGCGCCGAGGCGTTCCGCGTGCTCTCCGATCCGCAGCTCCGCGCGCACTACGATCAGACCCTCGCGCTCGTGTCAGACCACGGCCAGGCGCGCGCCGCGGTGGCCCACACGCGCTCCCCGGCGAACCCGAGCCTGTCGGCCCCCACCGGACGCCTCGTCGACTCGGTGAAGTCGCCCGGCGCGCGGCCGTTCGTGCTCCGCGCAGAAGAGCTGAAGAAGAAGGGCGACTTCAAGCAGGCCAAGATCCAGCTGACGCTGGCGCTCCACATGGAGCGCGGCAACGCGCGCCTCCAGGAGTTCGCCCGCTCGCTCGACGAGGGCGCGCGCAAGCAGGCCGAGCAAGAGAAGACCACCTGGAAGAAGTGA
- a CDS encoding Hsp70 family protein → MSVVGIDLGTTNTVVASMRAGRVNVLADETGQRLLPSVVSFHPNGEVLVGGPARARRAMDPRNTVASHKRLLGRSWNSPEIVQARARVPYELREGPAQGPLVHARGKDYTLPEISAFVLKRAKQIAETALGGAVQRAVITVPAHFNELQRASTKVAGRVSGLEVLRILNEPTAAALAYGLGRVGSERIAVYDFGGGTFDCTLLDLNNNVFEVLATAGDTFLGGDDVDAAIAERMAEKLLKQHRVDANTDPGVWERLRAAAEELKITLSTRDNAQVTVGDLGYGVGGAALSLQYSLSRGELDQVIQPLVERTFRVTQDALGLARLTPTSFDKVVLVGGSSRIPLVRRRVEAFFGAPPMDRINPDEVVAMGAAIQASALTEGAGKRPIPAPPGVPSAKPQTLRGLQSEEFTSTQMKMPSAPAYARSGSAPPPIGRTDSAPPSNRSLPAAPASTRNVVDMSSAAIHDVKRDDEPSIPSFPGAAVPPHSEFYDSITAAKQREAAKRSTDEFTDSGWTEDEPTMAGSHPPPANPELPLALQSGGFGALDEPPSLVSSVSAVGLTHVPSFSDYEDSTSATEAVPGGTFGEVRDLSLISSSGVSSPGTVPGVPASWHDTASSPEPHTSQQAAAPSPGMSGAPPESTPRVPFGPMSDLGKAPADPKKRTDPYGPFEGKRTAAMSNAPPLPKAAPPPAKAPHKTTDPFGDRAPAEARRPPPAPPAAPAGRAAPPAPPAQPAPARGVGVGAGGGASAFAGASGAYPAQGSGQYPAEGSGPYPAVTPDYPIQHAVIQSAPPPAMAPPAAPPISHQPPPMPGLGSTMEMHAAPPLPQGFAPTMQPMQPPVSYGAQAPMGYGPPAQAPMGYGPPAQAPMGYGPPAQPAMGYGQAPAQGRPYAPVLVDVTPRALVVETAGGFCDTVIPRNAKIPCERTRKFSTGRDQQTVVRVRVAQGEHSTFTQNTYLGEVELSGLRPAGRGEVTVAVTFELDADGTLNVRASDSATGHEARASLRLLGVADEESVLDMVHRMGKA, encoded by the coding sequence GTGAGTGTAGTAGGCATCGATCTCGGGACCACCAACACCGTCGTGGCGTCGATGCGGGCTGGCCGCGTCAACGTCCTGGCGGACGAGACGGGCCAACGGCTCCTGCCGTCGGTCGTGTCGTTCCATCCGAACGGCGAGGTGCTCGTTGGAGGGCCCGCCAGGGCCCGTCGCGCGATGGATCCGCGCAATACGGTGGCCAGCCACAAGCGGCTGCTCGGGCGCTCGTGGAACAGCCCCGAGATCGTACAGGCCCGCGCGCGCGTACCCTACGAGCTGCGGGAGGGCCCGGCGCAGGGGCCGCTCGTGCACGCCCGCGGGAAAGACTACACGCTCCCCGAGATCAGCGCGTTCGTTCTGAAGCGCGCCAAACAGATCGCGGAGACCGCCCTTGGCGGCGCCGTTCAGCGCGCGGTCATCACGGTTCCCGCCCACTTCAACGAGCTGCAGCGCGCGTCCACGAAGGTCGCTGGCCGCGTCTCCGGGCTCGAGGTCCTCCGCATCCTGAACGAGCCCACCGCGGCCGCCCTCGCCTACGGCCTGGGCCGGGTCGGCTCGGAGCGCATCGCGGTCTACGACTTCGGCGGCGGCACGTTCGACTGCACCCTGCTCGACCTCAACAACAACGTCTTCGAGGTCCTCGCGACCGCGGGCGACACCTTCCTCGGTGGTGACGACGTCGACGCGGCCATCGCCGAGCGCATGGCGGAGAAGCTGCTGAAGCAGCACCGCGTGGACGCCAACACCGACCCTGGCGTGTGGGAGCGCCTGCGCGCCGCGGCCGAAGAGCTCAAGATCACGCTCTCCACCCGCGACAACGCCCAGGTCACGGTCGGGGACCTCGGCTACGGCGTCGGCGGCGCGGCGCTCTCGCTCCAGTACAGCCTGTCGCGGGGCGAGCTCGACCAAGTCATCCAGCCGCTCGTGGAGCGCACGTTCCGTGTCACGCAGGACGCCCTCGGCCTCGCCCGCCTCACCCCCACGTCGTTCGACAAGGTCGTGCTCGTTGGCGGCAGCTCGCGCATCCCGCTCGTGCGTCGGCGCGTGGAGGCGTTCTTCGGTGCGCCGCCGATGGACCGCATCAACCCCGACGAGGTCGTCGCGATGGGGGCCGCGATCCAGGCGTCCGCGCTCACCGAGGGCGCGGGAAAGCGACCGATCCCGGCGCCACCCGGCGTGCCCTCCGCCAAGCCCCAGACGCTGCGCGGCCTCCAGAGCGAGGAGTTCACCTCCACGCAAATGAAGATGCCGTCGGCGCCCGCCTACGCGCGTTCGGGGTCCGCTCCGCCGCCGATCGGTCGCACCGACTCCGCGCCCCCGTCGAACCGCAGCCTGCCGGCCGCGCCCGCGTCCACGCGCAACGTCGTCGACATGTCGAGCGCCGCGATCCACGACGTCAAGCGCGACGACGAGCCGAGCATCCCTTCGTTCCCCGGAGCGGCGGTCCCGCCCCACTCCGAATTCTACGACTCCATCACGGCCGCGAAGCAGCGCGAAGCAGCGAAGCGCTCGACCGACGAGTTCACCGACTCCGGCTGGACCGAGGACGAGCCCACGATGGCGGGCAGCCACCCGCCCCCGGCCAACCCGGAGCTGCCGTTGGCCCTCCAGAGCGGCGGGTTCGGCGCGCTCGACGAGCCGCCGTCGCTCGTGAGCTCGGTGAGCGCCGTGGGTCTCACGCACGTGCCGAGCTTCTCGGACTACGAGGACAGCACCTCCGCGACCGAAGCGGTCCCCGGGGGCACGTTCGGCGAAGTCCGCGATCTTAGTCTCATTTCCAGCTCGGGGGTCTCGTCTCCGGGCACGGTCCCTGGCGTGCCTGCGAGCTGGCACGACACCGCGTCCTCGCCCGAGCCGCACACGAGCCAGCAGGCCGCGGCCCCCTCACCGGGCATGAGCGGCGCACCGCCCGAGAGCACTCCGAGGGTCCCCTTCGGGCCGATGAGCGACCTCGGCAAGGCGCCCGCCGACCCCAAGAAGCGCACAGATCCGTACGGCCCGTTCGAGGGCAAACGCACGGCGGCGATGTCCAACGCGCCGCCCCTCCCGAAGGCCGCGCCTCCGCCCGCCAAGGCGCCCCACAAGACCACCGATCCCTTCGGCGATCGCGCCCCCGCGGAGGCGCGCCGACCGCCCCCTGCGCCCCCAGCGGCGCCCGCCGGGCGCGCGGCACCGCCCGCGCCACCCGCCCAGCCAGCTCCCGCGCGCGGCGTGGGCGTGGGCGCAGGCGGCGGCGCGAGCGCGTTCGCCGGTGCCTCGGGCGCGTACCCGGCGCAGGGCAGCGGCCAGTACCCCGCAGAGGGCAGCGGCCCCTACCCCGCCGTCACGCCCGACTACCCCATTCAGCACGCGGTGATCCAGTCGGCGCCCCCGCCGGCCATGGCGCCTCCAGCCGCGCCGCCCATTTCGCACCAGCCGCCGCCCATGCCCGGCCTCGGCTCCACCATGGAAATGCACGCGGCCCCGCCGCTCCCGCAGGGCTTCGCGCCCACCATGCAGCCCATGCAGCCCCCCGTGAGCTACGGGGCGCAGGCGCCCATGGGCTACGGGCCCCCAGCGCAGGCGCCCATGGGCTACGGCCCACCCGCGCAGGCGCCCATGGGCTACGGCCCCCCCGCGCAGCCGGCCATGGGCTACGGGCAGGCGCCCGCGCAAGGTCGGCCCTACGCGCCGGTCCTCGTCGACGTGACGCCGCGGGCGCTCGTGGTCGAGACGGCCGGCGGGTTCTGCGACACCGTGATCCCTCGCAACGCGAAGATCCCGTGCGAACGCACGAGAAAGTTCTCGACCGGCCGCGATCAGCAGACCGTCGTGCGCGTCCGAGTGGCCCAGGGCGAGCACTCGACCTTCACGCAGAACACCTATCTCGGCGAGGTGGAGCTCAGCGGCTTGCGACCGGCGGGACGCGGCGAGGTCACGGTGGCGGTCACGTTCGAGCTCGACGCCGACGGGACGCTCAACGTGCGCGCGTCCGACAGCGCCACGGGCCACGAAGCCCGCGCGTCGCTGCGCCTGCTCGGCGTGGCCGACGAAGAGTCCGTGCTCGACATGGTCCACCGCATGGGCAAGGCCTAA